One segment of Drosophila ananassae strain 14024-0371.13 chromosome 3R, ASM1763931v2, whole genome shotgun sequence DNA contains the following:
- the LOC6497794 gene encoding uncharacterized protein LOC6497794, with product MESPAFVFLLLISCLIVGCCLAAPQGCNGGFYSQNGNLVIDLKDVNSLLNCVQQQHRRGG from the coding sequence ATGGAATCGCCGgcctttgtttttcttttgctgATTAGCTGTCTGATTGTGGGCTGTTGTTTGGCCGCACCCCAGGGATGCAACGGAGGCTTCTATTCCCAGAACGGCAACCTAGTCATCGACCTGAAAGATGTGAATTCGCTGTTGAATTGTgttcagcagcagcatcgtCGCGGAGGATAA
- the LOC6497795 gene encoding voltage-dependent calcium channel subunit alpha-2/delta-3 isoform X1 yields the protein MERKHWSCFVAIVLGVLIFKMHIFGAVGDQDEDIPHNEVRNWALKFGVDLWEFGRQFTKMNEIKNRFKDNDIEVKRKDGIILLRELAAEVKNFMDFKRNAVMRLMDSAEQAALSELEGQGQGESPSGNQQHYDARRINEYNADGKLADGARHMDIRFMRRFERLPVNLSLSSILVPHGVDLDEAADVKSALQWSAHLDPLFQNNLEQDPALSWQYFGSSTGFLRRFPGTAWPPEGSKGSKLIHDFRTHNWFVQAASSPKDIMILLDASSSMSEKSFDLGMATAFNILDTLGEDDFVNLITFSEVVKTPVPCFKDRMVRATPDNIQEIKSAVKAIKLQDTANFTAGLEYAFSLLHKYNQSGVGSQCNQAIMLITESTSESHKDVIKQYNWPHMPVRIFTYLIGSDSGSRSNLHDMACSNKGFFVQINDYEEARRKVIDYALVMARPMIMYQADHPVHWSPVFVAGKSGGLGRDSEYQRRLVTTVSTPVFDRRNHSVRVANLLGVVGTDVPIEEIRKVIPQHKLGPNGYSFIVDNNGRVLYHPDLRPLSDGNQYIDQLKPKYASVDITELELPETEVGNDHEIVEMNKNLLNEMRGDMIRPKEGETEFTVLNHYDESKRVSTRTHRYFYGPIEDTPFTLAIVLPEKYGSHEFVSQQEIRHSRNNVTEYFKGDNWRVHPDWVYCEYNSVSDLEKERESSGEYSSRDQEPSFGSPEEQVLHFLARAGRPGWKWMSVRPKSPQPHHNMHSGSNGNAPGSSHFGSQHLNSQGSRKAEPYFCDRTLIQSLVRDAMVTDGLDRNTTGTSNGKEDKHPIATLMAILKRQGYQKFVVATSFVGTRSGLLRWIDHIKRPEDTPEPHFSEDNVRAMDTSWYKRAIDQHTVEPDSFVYSVPFGSGYAIKSNATLVTASHAIFVEHRGHKAPAAVVGLQFQHDSLAKHFINITSTCTGMTGCKRTCASDNLDCYVLDNSGFVIISEEMEHTGKFFGQIDGTIMDSLVQDRIYKRVTVNDYQGVCSDADNPYTAAGGIMKPNRIASWFFNHLVALSAAWLALMPSALRAWPQDDYTYDNEDVIFMENNYSDEYEPEENDYNLPVDQEMDEFFTTADVEYTTPPPRQHKPHVGPRFAPDPQNARRCDLRTDLYMLQPERLIQGGQNNPLKGKLTNCHVSGCERPFSVQKIPHSNLILLVVDTLCPCGSKQLDIEPMEESGVIGACSTRRQGQEQESRRRPRKCINYHPEEIEIQQCGRGSTLLHMSGSVVVAHLLMVVVTYVLANA from the exons GGTTCGCAACTGGGCCTTGAAGTTCGGCGTCGACCTGTGGGAGTTTGGACGTCAATTTACCAAAATGAACGAGATAAAAAAT CGCTTCAAGGACAACGACATCGAAGTGAAACGCAAGGATGGGATTATCCTGCTTCGAGAATTGGCCGCTGAGGTGAAGAACTTTATGGATTTTAAGCGCAATGCTGTCATG CGCCTGATGGACTCCGCCGAGCAGGCGGCCCTCTCGGAACTGGAGGGCCAGGGACAAGGGGAGTCGCCCTCGGGCAATCAACAGCACTACGATGCCCGGCGGATTAACGAGTACAACGCCGACGGCAAGCTGGCGGACGGAGCCCGGCACATGGACATCCGGTTCATGCGGCGCTTTGAGCGCCTGCCAGTCAATCTCAGTCTAAGTTCGATTCTGGTGCCCCACGGTGTCGATCTGGACGAGGCGGCGGACGTGAAGTCGGCGCTGCAGTGGAGCGCCCACTTGGACCCGCTCTTCCAGAACAACTTAGAGCAAGATCCGGCACTATCCTGGCAATATTTCGGCTCGTCCACGGGCTTCCTGCGCCGCTTTCCGGGCACTGCCTGGCCCCCGGAGGGCTCTAAGGGCAGCAAGCTAATCCATGACTTCCGCACCCACAATTGGTTCGTGCAGGCTGCTTCATCGCCCAAGGATATT ATGATTCTTCTGGACGCCTCTTCGAGTATGTCCGAGAAGTCCTTTGACCTGGGCATGGCAACTGCTTTCAATATCTTGGACACTCTGGGCGAAGACGATTTTGTGAACCTCATCACCTTCTCGGAGGTGGTGAAGACTCCGGTTCCGTGCTTCAAGGATCGCATGGTTCGGGCCACACCCGACAACATTCAGGAGATTAAGTCTGCGGTGAAGGCCATTAAATTGCAGGACACGGCTAACTTTACGGCGGGACTGGAGTATGCGTTCAGCTTGCTGCATAAG TACAACCAATCGGGAGTTGGGAGCCAGTGCAACCAGGCCATCATGTTGATTACAGAGAGCACCTCGGAGTCGCACAAGGACGTGATCAAGCAGTACAACTGGCCCCACATGCCTGTGAGGATTTTCACATACCTGATAGGAAGTGACTCCGGCAGCAGGAGCAACTTGCACGACATGGCGTGCTCCAACAAGGGATTCTTCGTGCAGATCAACGACTATGAGGAGGCCCGCCGCAAAGTTATCGACTACGCACTGGTGATGGCCCGTCCGATGATCATGTACCAGGCGGATCATCCGGTGCACTGGAGCCCGGTGTTTGTGGCCGGAAAATCAGGCGGACTCGGCCGGGACTCAGAGTACCAGCGACGCCTGGTGACGACAGTTTCAACTCCGGTCTTCGATAGACGGAACCATTCGGTTCGCGTTGCCAATCTGCTGGGTGTGGTGGGCACCGATGTGCCCATCGAGGAGATCCGCAAGGTCATCCCCCAGCACAAGCTAGGACCGAATGGCTATTCGTTTATCGTCGATAATAATGGGCGTGTCTTGTATCACCCGGACCTGCGACCTTTGAGTGATGGCAATCAGTACATCGATCAGCTGAAGCCCAAGTACGCCTCGGTCGACATCACGGAGTTGGAACTGCCGGAAACGGAGGTCGGAAACGATCACGAGATAGTGGAGATGAACAAAAACTTACTTAATGAG ATGCGCGGCGACATGATCCGACCTAAGGAGGGAGAAACGGAGTTCACCGTTCTGAATCACTACGATGAGTCCAAACGCGTCTCCACTCGAACCCATCGCTACTTCTACGGACCCATCGAGGACACGCCCTTCACGCTTGCTATTGTGCTCCCGGAGAAATACGGTAGCCATGAGTTTGTCTCCCAGCAGGAAATTCGGCATTCCCGTAACAATG TTACGGAATACTTCAAGGGAGACAACTGGCGCGTACATCCTGATTGGGTGTACTGCGAGTACAATAGTGTCAGCGATCTGGAGAAGGAGCGGGAGAGTTCTGGAGAATACTCTTCGCGAGATCAAGAACCCAGCTTTGGGTCACCAGAAGAGCAGGTATTGCACTTCCTGGCTCGCGCCGGACGCCCTGGTTGGAAGTGGATGTCG GTTCGACCCAAGTCACCGCAACCACACCACAACATGCACAGTGGCTCAAACGGCAATGCACCCGGCTCAAGCCACTTTGGGTCGCAGCACCTAAACTCTCAGGGATCTCGCAAGGCTGAGCCCTACTTCTGCGATCGAACCCTTATCCAGAGCTTGGTGCGCGACGCCATGGTCACCGATGGCCTCGACCGGAACACTACGGGCACCTCCAACGGCAAGGAGGACAAGCA TCCAATCGCCACATTGATGGCAATTTTGAAGAG GCAAGGTTATCAAAAGTTTGTGGTGGCCACTTCTTTTGTGGGGACGCGGTCGGGTCTCCTCCGCTGGATCGATCACATTAAGAGGCCCGAAGATACCCCCGAACC TCACTTCAGCGAGGATAATGTGCGGGCCATGGACACTTCCTGGTACAAGCGTGCCATCGACCAACACACCGTGGAGCCTGACAGCTTCGTGTATAGTGTCCCCTTCGGGTCTGGCTATGCCATCAAGTCCAACGCCACCCTGGTCACGGCGTCCCATGCTATCTTCGTGGAGCACCGTGGCCACAAGGCACCCGCCGCCGTTGTGGGTCTCCAGTTCCAGCATGACTCGCTAGCCAAACACTTTATTAATATTACTTCCACA TGCACTGGGATGACGGGATGCAAAAGAACTTGCGCTTCGGACAATCTCGACTGTTATGTCCTAGACAATAGTGGCTTTGTTATAATCTCCGAGGAGATGGAACACACTGGAAAGTTCTTTGGACAAATAGACGGCACTATTATGGATTCCTTGGTCCAGGATCGCATCTACAAACGGGTTACGGTTAACGATTACCAGGGAGTCTGTTCCGATGCCGATAATCCCTACACAGCTGCTGGTGGAATAATGAAACCTAATCGTATCGCATCCTGGTTCTTCAACCACTTGGtggccttgagcgctgcctgGTTGGCACTTATGCCGAGTGCCTTGCGAGCCTGGCCACAGGATGATTATACGTATGATAACGAGGACGTCATCTTTATGGAAAACAACTATTCAGATGAATACGAACCGGAGGAAAATGATTACAACTTGCCAGTGGATCAGGAAATGGATGAGTTCTTCACCACAGCCGATGTG GAGTATACGACACCACCACCTAGACAACACAAGCCCCATGTAGGACCAAGATTTGCGCCGGACCCTCAGAATGCCAGACGATGCGACCTGCGAACGGATCTCTACATGCTCCAGCCCGAACGACTAATACAGGGAGGTCAAAACAATCCTCTGAAG GGAAAACTTACCAATTGCCATGTGTCTGGCTGCGAACGGCCATTCAGTGTCCAGAAGATCCCGCACAGCAATCTCATCCTGCTGGTGGTGGACACTTTGTGTCCATGTGGGTCCAAGCAACTGGACATCGAGCCGATGGAGGAGTCTGGAGTCATAG GAGCGTGCAGCACTAGGCGACAGGGCCAGGAACAGGAGTCGCGGCGAAGACCCAGAAAGTGCATCAATTACCATCCGGAGGAGATCGAGATACAGCAGTGCGGGCGGGGTAGCACCCTTCTGCACATGTCCGGGTCGGTGGTCGTGGCCCACCTCCTGATGGTGGTCGTGACCTATGTGCTGGCCAACGCGTGA
- the LOC6497795 gene encoding voltage-dependent calcium channel subunit alpha-2/delta-3 isoform X2, translated as MERKHWSCFVAIVLGVLIFKMHIFGAVGDQDEDIPHNEVRNWALKFGVDLWEFGRQFTKMNEIKNRFKDNDIEVKRKDGIILLRELAAEVKNFMDFKRNAVMRLMDSAEQAALSELEGQGQGESPSGNQQHYDARRINEYNADGKLADGARHMDIRFMRRFERLPVNLSLSSILVPHGVDLDEAADVKSALQWSAHLDPLFQNNLEQDPALSWQYFGSSTGFLRRFPGTAWPPEGSKGSKLIHDFRTHNWFVQAASSPKDIMILLDASSSMSEKSFDLGMATAFNILDTLGEDDFVNLITFSEVVKTPVPCFKDRMVRATPDNIQEIKSAVKAIKLQDTANFTAGLEYAFSLLHKYNQSGVGSQCNQAIMLITESTSESHKDVIKQYNWPHMPVRIFTYLIGSDSGSRSNLHDMACSNKGFFVQINDYEEARRKVIDYALVMARPMIMYQADHPVHWSPVFVAGKSGGLGRDSEYQRRLVTTVSTPVFDRRNHSVRVANLLGVVGTDVPIEEIRKVIPQHKLGPNGYSFIVDNNGRVLYHPDLRPLSDGNQYIDQLKPKYASVDITELELPETEVGNDHEIVEMNKNLLNEMRGDMIRPKEGETEFTVLNHYDESKRVSTRTHRYFYGPIEDTPFTLAIVLPEKYGSHEFVSQQEIRHSRNNVTEYFKGDNWRVHPDWVYCEYNSVSDLEKERESSGEYSSRDQEPSFGSPEEQVLHFLARAGRPGWKWMSVRPKSPQPHHNMHSGSNGNAPGSSHFGSQHLNSQGSRKAEPYFCDRTLIQSLVRDAMVTDGLDRNTTGTSNGKEDKQQGYQKFVVATSFVGTRSGLLRWIDHIKRPEDTPEPHFSEDNVRAMDTSWYKRAIDQHTVEPDSFVYSVPFGSGYAIKSNATLVTASHAIFVEHRGHKAPAAVVGLQFQHDSLAKHFINITSTCTGMTGCKRTCASDNLDCYVLDNSGFVIISEEMEHTGKFFGQIDGTIMDSLVQDRIYKRVTVNDYQGVCSDADNPYTAAGGIMKPNRIASWFFNHLVALSAAWLALMPSALRAWPQDDYTYDNEDVIFMENNYSDEYEPEENDYNLPVDQEMDEFFTTADVEYTTPPPRQHKPHVGPRFAPDPQNARRCDLRTDLYMLQPERLIQGGQNNPLKGKLTNCHVSGCERPFSVQKIPHSNLILLVVDTLCPCGSKQLDIEPMEESGVIGACSTRRQGQEQESRRRPRKCINYHPEEIEIQQCGRGSTLLHMSGSVVVAHLLMVVVTYVLANA; from the exons GGTTCGCAACTGGGCCTTGAAGTTCGGCGTCGACCTGTGGGAGTTTGGACGTCAATTTACCAAAATGAACGAGATAAAAAAT CGCTTCAAGGACAACGACATCGAAGTGAAACGCAAGGATGGGATTATCCTGCTTCGAGAATTGGCCGCTGAGGTGAAGAACTTTATGGATTTTAAGCGCAATGCTGTCATG CGCCTGATGGACTCCGCCGAGCAGGCGGCCCTCTCGGAACTGGAGGGCCAGGGACAAGGGGAGTCGCCCTCGGGCAATCAACAGCACTACGATGCCCGGCGGATTAACGAGTACAACGCCGACGGCAAGCTGGCGGACGGAGCCCGGCACATGGACATCCGGTTCATGCGGCGCTTTGAGCGCCTGCCAGTCAATCTCAGTCTAAGTTCGATTCTGGTGCCCCACGGTGTCGATCTGGACGAGGCGGCGGACGTGAAGTCGGCGCTGCAGTGGAGCGCCCACTTGGACCCGCTCTTCCAGAACAACTTAGAGCAAGATCCGGCACTATCCTGGCAATATTTCGGCTCGTCCACGGGCTTCCTGCGCCGCTTTCCGGGCACTGCCTGGCCCCCGGAGGGCTCTAAGGGCAGCAAGCTAATCCATGACTTCCGCACCCACAATTGGTTCGTGCAGGCTGCTTCATCGCCCAAGGATATT ATGATTCTTCTGGACGCCTCTTCGAGTATGTCCGAGAAGTCCTTTGACCTGGGCATGGCAACTGCTTTCAATATCTTGGACACTCTGGGCGAAGACGATTTTGTGAACCTCATCACCTTCTCGGAGGTGGTGAAGACTCCGGTTCCGTGCTTCAAGGATCGCATGGTTCGGGCCACACCCGACAACATTCAGGAGATTAAGTCTGCGGTGAAGGCCATTAAATTGCAGGACACGGCTAACTTTACGGCGGGACTGGAGTATGCGTTCAGCTTGCTGCATAAG TACAACCAATCGGGAGTTGGGAGCCAGTGCAACCAGGCCATCATGTTGATTACAGAGAGCACCTCGGAGTCGCACAAGGACGTGATCAAGCAGTACAACTGGCCCCACATGCCTGTGAGGATTTTCACATACCTGATAGGAAGTGACTCCGGCAGCAGGAGCAACTTGCACGACATGGCGTGCTCCAACAAGGGATTCTTCGTGCAGATCAACGACTATGAGGAGGCCCGCCGCAAAGTTATCGACTACGCACTGGTGATGGCCCGTCCGATGATCATGTACCAGGCGGATCATCCGGTGCACTGGAGCCCGGTGTTTGTGGCCGGAAAATCAGGCGGACTCGGCCGGGACTCAGAGTACCAGCGACGCCTGGTGACGACAGTTTCAACTCCGGTCTTCGATAGACGGAACCATTCGGTTCGCGTTGCCAATCTGCTGGGTGTGGTGGGCACCGATGTGCCCATCGAGGAGATCCGCAAGGTCATCCCCCAGCACAAGCTAGGACCGAATGGCTATTCGTTTATCGTCGATAATAATGGGCGTGTCTTGTATCACCCGGACCTGCGACCTTTGAGTGATGGCAATCAGTACATCGATCAGCTGAAGCCCAAGTACGCCTCGGTCGACATCACGGAGTTGGAACTGCCGGAAACGGAGGTCGGAAACGATCACGAGATAGTGGAGATGAACAAAAACTTACTTAATGAG ATGCGCGGCGACATGATCCGACCTAAGGAGGGAGAAACGGAGTTCACCGTTCTGAATCACTACGATGAGTCCAAACGCGTCTCCACTCGAACCCATCGCTACTTCTACGGACCCATCGAGGACACGCCCTTCACGCTTGCTATTGTGCTCCCGGAGAAATACGGTAGCCATGAGTTTGTCTCCCAGCAGGAAATTCGGCATTCCCGTAACAATG TTACGGAATACTTCAAGGGAGACAACTGGCGCGTACATCCTGATTGGGTGTACTGCGAGTACAATAGTGTCAGCGATCTGGAGAAGGAGCGGGAGAGTTCTGGAGAATACTCTTCGCGAGATCAAGAACCCAGCTTTGGGTCACCAGAAGAGCAGGTATTGCACTTCCTGGCTCGCGCCGGACGCCCTGGTTGGAAGTGGATGTCG GTTCGACCCAAGTCACCGCAACCACACCACAACATGCACAGTGGCTCAAACGGCAATGCACCCGGCTCAAGCCACTTTGGGTCGCAGCACCTAAACTCTCAGGGATCTCGCAAGGCTGAGCCCTACTTCTGCGATCGAACCCTTATCCAGAGCTTGGTGCGCGACGCCATGGTCACCGATGGCCTCGACCGGAACACTACGGGCACCTCCAACGGCAAGGAGGACAAGCA GCAAGGTTATCAAAAGTTTGTGGTGGCCACTTCTTTTGTGGGGACGCGGTCGGGTCTCCTCCGCTGGATCGATCACATTAAGAGGCCCGAAGATACCCCCGAACC TCACTTCAGCGAGGATAATGTGCGGGCCATGGACACTTCCTGGTACAAGCGTGCCATCGACCAACACACCGTGGAGCCTGACAGCTTCGTGTATAGTGTCCCCTTCGGGTCTGGCTATGCCATCAAGTCCAACGCCACCCTGGTCACGGCGTCCCATGCTATCTTCGTGGAGCACCGTGGCCACAAGGCACCCGCCGCCGTTGTGGGTCTCCAGTTCCAGCATGACTCGCTAGCCAAACACTTTATTAATATTACTTCCACA TGCACTGGGATGACGGGATGCAAAAGAACTTGCGCTTCGGACAATCTCGACTGTTATGTCCTAGACAATAGTGGCTTTGTTATAATCTCCGAGGAGATGGAACACACTGGAAAGTTCTTTGGACAAATAGACGGCACTATTATGGATTCCTTGGTCCAGGATCGCATCTACAAACGGGTTACGGTTAACGATTACCAGGGAGTCTGTTCCGATGCCGATAATCCCTACACAGCTGCTGGTGGAATAATGAAACCTAATCGTATCGCATCCTGGTTCTTCAACCACTTGGtggccttgagcgctgcctgGTTGGCACTTATGCCGAGTGCCTTGCGAGCCTGGCCACAGGATGATTATACGTATGATAACGAGGACGTCATCTTTATGGAAAACAACTATTCAGATGAATACGAACCGGAGGAAAATGATTACAACTTGCCAGTGGATCAGGAAATGGATGAGTTCTTCACCACAGCCGATGTG GAGTATACGACACCACCACCTAGACAACACAAGCCCCATGTAGGACCAAGATTTGCGCCGGACCCTCAGAATGCCAGACGATGCGACCTGCGAACGGATCTCTACATGCTCCAGCCCGAACGACTAATACAGGGAGGTCAAAACAATCCTCTGAAG GGAAAACTTACCAATTGCCATGTGTCTGGCTGCGAACGGCCATTCAGTGTCCAGAAGATCCCGCACAGCAATCTCATCCTGCTGGTGGTGGACACTTTGTGTCCATGTGGGTCCAAGCAACTGGACATCGAGCCGATGGAGGAGTCTGGAGTCATAG GAGCGTGCAGCACTAGGCGACAGGGCCAGGAACAGGAGTCGCGGCGAAGACCCAGAAAGTGCATCAATTACCATCCGGAGGAGATCGAGATACAGCAGTGCGGGCGGGGTAGCACCCTTCTGCACATGTCCGGGTCGGTGGTCGTGGCCCACCTCCTGATGGTGGTCGTGACCTATGTGCTGGCCAACGCGTGA